Proteins from a genomic interval of Scomber scombrus chromosome 11, fScoSco1.1, whole genome shotgun sequence:
- the cdc20 gene encoding cell division cycle protein 20 homolog, with product MAQFGFENDIHSILKLDMPITNAPMARWQRKASSSNTSALTPGKSANVSQSLSKTPSKTPGKNKKQTPSKMGGDRFIPTRNSKQMDVASFLLSRENEPVNTNNAAGTSESQKAWSMTLNGYNIEEAKILHLGGKPLNAPEGYQNNLKVLYSQVTTPVSTKKTRYISSAPDRILDAPQLRNDFYLNLLDWSSRNVLAVALHNSVYLWDASQGDIILLMKLDSEEDYICSLSWTKEGSYLAIGTSDCKVQLWDVENLKRLRSMSSHTARVGSLSWNDHVLSSGSRSGHIHHHDVRVANHHISTLTGHSQEVCGLKWSPDGRYLASGGNDNLVCVWPRMQEGSVSNESQAVHCWSEHQGAVKALAWCPWQPNILASGGGTSDRHIRIWNVNSGSCITSLDTQSQISSLVFAPNYKELVSAHGYAHNNLTIWKYPSLVKVTELNGHEDRVLSLTLSPDSSTVATIAGDETIRLWKSFEMDPIKKKAKERAVSNSAIHQSIR from the exons ATGGCACAGTTTGGGTTTGAGAACGACATCCACAGTATCTTGAAGCTGGATATGCCCATTACAAACGCTCCTATGGCGAGGTGGCAGAGAAAAGCCAGCTCATCAAACACATCCGCCTTAACACCTGGAAAAAGTGCTAATGTATCGCAGAGTTTATCAAAAACACCCAGCAAAACACCAG gaaaaaataaaaaacaaactcccTCTAAGATGGGAGGAGACCGTTTTATTCCCACCAGAAACAGCAAACAAATGGATGTGGCGAGTTTCTTGCTCTCAAGGGAGAACGAGCCAGTGAACACAAACAATGCAGCAGGAACATCA GAAAGCCAGAAAGCCTGGTCCATGACATTGAATGGATACAACATTGAAGAAGCAAAGATCTTACATCTTGGTGGAAAACCACTGAATGCTCCAGAGG GATATCAGAACAACTTGAAAGTCCTCTACAGTCAGGTTACAACTCCAGTCTCCACCAAAAAGACAAGATATATATCTTCAGCTCCTGACAGAATCTTGGATGCTCCGCAGCTTCGAAATGATTTCT ATTTGAATCTGCTAGACTGGAGCAGCCGAAACGTTCTCGCTGTGGCTCTTCACAACAGCGTGTACCTGTGGGATGCCTCGCAAGGAGACATCATTCTTCTCATGAAGTTGGACTCTGAAGAGGACTACATCTGCTCGCTGTCATGGACCAAAGAAGGAAGCTACCTTGCTATTGGCACCAGTGACTGCAAAGTTCAG ttgTGGGATGTTGAGAATTTGAAGCGTTTACGCAGCATGTCCAGCCACACAGCGAGAGTTGGTAGTCTGAGCTGGAACGACCATGTCCTTTCCAG TGGCTCCAGATCGGGACACATCCACCATCATGATGTGAGGGTAGCAAACCATCACATCTCTACGCTGACTGGTCACTCGCAGGAGGTTTGTGGGCTGAAGTGGTCCCCAGATGGGCGATACCTGGCCAGTGGAGGCAATGACAACTTGGTGTGTGTATGGCCCCGCATGCAGGAGGGCAGCGTCAGCAACGAAAGCCAGGCAGTCCACTGCTGGAGCGAACATCAAGGAGCTGTTAAG GCTTTGGCCTGGTGTCCATGGCAGCCAAATATCCTTGCATCTGGAGGCGGTACCAGTGACCGTCACATCCGCATCTGGAATGTAAACAGTGGCTCCTGCATCACTTCACTTGACACTCAGTCTCAG ATCTCCTCTTTGGTGTTTGCACCAAACTACAAAGAGCTGGTTTCTGCTCATGGATATGCCCACAACAATCTCACAATCTGGAAGTACCCCTCTCTTGTCAAAGTCACAGAGCTCAACG GCCATGAAGACAGAGTTCTCAGTTTGACTCTGAGCCCAGACAGCTCTACTGTCGCCACTATTGCTGGAGATGAGACGATTCGTCTGTGGAAGAGCTTCGAAATGGACCCTATTAAGAAGAAGGCCAAAGAGAGGGCAGTGTCTAACAGTGCGattcatcaatcaatcagatGA